In Roseomonas fluvialis, one genomic interval encodes:
- a CDS encoding Bug family tripartite tricarboxylate transporter substrate binding protein, whose translation MTARRAALALALATPAIARAQGAWRPDRPVRVVVPFAPGGATDVVARALAETVGAQLGQTIVIENRAGGAAGLIGSEAVAKSAPDGHTVLLHSNAHVIAPSLVSRMPFDVLGDFASVAHLGRVPQVLVVNNRLPITDMASLLAWLRANSGKVDFASAGIGSGNHLASEIFRAAVPDVQMEMVQFRGGGPAMAAVIAGNAHMCIDPLASAIGHIRGGSVRAIAVAGPTRAAVLPDVPSASESGLAAWNAEAWFGAFVPVRTPASAQATLNAAFNAGMQRLAPRLSEMGVEVQPQYASQAAFDAFVRADLPRVAAVLRRAGVQPE comes from the coding sequence ATGACCGCACGCCGCGCCGCCCTGGCGCTTGCCCTCGCGACCCCCGCAATCGCCCGCGCGCAGGGCGCCTGGCGCCCCGACCGCCCGGTCCGCGTGGTGGTGCCCTTCGCCCCGGGCGGGGCCACCGACGTGGTGGCGCGCGCATTGGCCGAGACGGTCGGCGCGCAGCTCGGCCAGACCATCGTGATCGAGAACCGCGCCGGCGGCGCCGCCGGGCTGATCGGCTCCGAGGCGGTGGCGAAATCCGCCCCTGACGGCCACACCGTGCTGCTGCACTCCAACGCCCATGTCATCGCGCCGAGCCTGGTCTCCCGTATGCCTTTCGACGTGCTGGGGGATTTCGCGTCGGTGGCGCATCTGGGCCGCGTGCCGCAGGTGCTGGTGGTGAACAACCGCCTGCCGATCACCGACATGGCGTCGCTTCTGGCCTGGCTGCGCGCCAATTCGGGCAAGGTCGACTTCGCCTCGGCCGGTATCGGCAGCGGCAACCACCTCGCCTCCGAGATCTTCCGCGCCGCGGTGCCCGACGTCCAGATGGAGATGGTGCAGTTCCGCGGCGGCGGGCCGGCCATGGCGGCCGTGATCGCGGGCAACGCGCATATGTGCATCGACCCGCTGGCCTCGGCGATCGGCCATATCCGCGGCGGGTCGGTGCGTGCCATCGCGGTGGCGGGGCCGACACGCGCGGCGGTGCTGCCCGACGTGCCCTCGGCCAGCGAATCCGGCCTGGCGGCCTGGAATGCCGAGGCCTGGTTCGGCGCCTTCGTGCCGGTCCGTACGCCGGCCTCCGCGCAGGCCACGCTGAACGCTGCCTTCAACGCCGGCATGCAGCGCCTCGCGCCGCGCCTCAGCGAGATGGGCGTCGAGGTGCAGCCGCAATACGCCAGCCAGGCCGCCTTCGACGCCTTCGTGCGGGCCGATCTGCCGCGCGTGGCGGCGGTGCTGCGCCGCGCGGGCGTGCAGCCGGAATGA
- a CDS encoding Bug family tripartite tricarboxylate transporter substrate binding protein, giving the protein MMHRRSLIAAAAAAPLVAPALAQSPWPNRPVRVIVGFPPGGSLDVMTRLACELMQQRLGQPFVVETRSGASGNIGAEAIARAAPDGYTIGTVSMHNLLINPLLFRQLPYNPDRDFAWISAMWELPNVAVVPAQHVPARTLAEFVTWAKARPQGVSYGSSGVGTTIHLSGAYLMAQAGIRAEHITFRGAAQTIPAMLGGDIQVAVDNLASYVSVIQEGRMRALAVTTPQRWPALPDVPTFAEAGFAGLSYGPWHMWAGPAGMPRAVADRLSQEIRTAFADPALQQRAIGMGARLLGTTPEQLGERLTREKPIWAEMVRISGAQPE; this is encoded by the coding sequence ATGATGCATCGTCGCAGCCTGATCGCCGCCGCCGCGGCCGCACCGCTCGTCGCACCCGCGCTGGCCCAGTCGCCCTGGCCCAACCGCCCGGTGCGCGTGATCGTGGGCTTCCCGCCCGGTGGGTCGCTCGACGTCATGACGCGCCTCGCCTGCGAATTGATGCAGCAGCGCCTCGGCCAGCCCTTCGTGGTCGAGACGCGCTCCGGTGCCTCGGGCAACATCGGCGCCGAGGCGATCGCGCGCGCCGCACCCGATGGCTACACCATCGGCACCGTCAGCATGCACAACCTGCTGATCAACCCGCTGCTGTTCCGCCAGCTGCCCTACAACCCGGACCGCGACTTCGCCTGGATCAGCGCCATGTGGGAGTTGCCGAATGTCGCCGTGGTGCCCGCGCAGCACGTGCCCGCGCGCACGCTGGCGGAGTTCGTCACCTGGGCCAAGGCACGCCCGCAGGGCGTCAGCTACGGATCCTCGGGCGTGGGCACCACCATCCACCTGTCGGGCGCATACCTGATGGCGCAGGCCGGCATCAGGGCCGAACACATCACCTTCCGCGGCGCGGCGCAGACCATCCCGGCCATGCTGGGCGGGGACATCCAGGTCGCAGTCGACAACCTGGCGTCCTACGTCTCGGTCATCCAGGAAGGGCGGATGCGCGCGCTGGCGGTCACCACCCCGCAGCGCTGGCCCGCACTGCCCGACGTGCCGACCTTCGCCGAAGCGGGCTTTGCCGGCCTGTCCTACGGCCCCTGGCACATGTGGGCCGGACCGGCCGGCATGCCGCGCGCCGTGGCAGACCGGCTGTCACAGGAAATCCGCACCGCCTTCGCCGACCCGGCGCTGCAACAGCGCGCCATCGGCATGGGCGCACGCCTGCTCGGCACCACACCCGAACAACTCGGCGAACGCCTGACGCGCGAAAAGCCGATCTGGGCGGAGATGGTGCGCATTTCCGGGGCGCAGCCGGAGTAG
- a CDS encoding Bug family tripartite tricarboxylate transporter substrate binding protein translates to MMPTRRTTLGLAVAGLAAPALVQAQGSAWRPSRPLRLIVPFAPGGSNDIVGRIIAEPAGQILGQAIVIENRAGAGSVIGSEAAARAPADGYTLLINSAHAAVPAVVARMPYNAVTDFEGVAVAGFSPHTLVVTPRFEARTAAEMVSLVRANPGRFNLATAGIGSSVHIAGLVLTNRMNLQTEPVHYRGGGPAVAALVAGESQIGTPTMASSLGQIRGGGVRALAVLAEQRSPALPDVPSATEAGIPGVVLEEFFPITAPKGTPPEIIAALGAAFRQAIQQSSARLTELAGVAPREGFDTNAKVMTLVREGVEDYTRILRAAGVQPE, encoded by the coding sequence ATGATGCCGACACGCCGCACGACCCTCGGACTCGCCGTGGCAGGGCTCGCCGCGCCCGCCCTCGTGCAGGCGCAGGGGTCCGCCTGGCGGCCCTCCCGCCCGCTGCGCCTGATCGTGCCCTTCGCGCCGGGCGGGTCGAACGACATCGTCGGACGCATCATCGCCGAGCCCGCCGGGCAGATCCTTGGCCAGGCCATCGTCATCGAGAACCGCGCCGGCGCCGGCAGCGTGATCGGCAGCGAGGCCGCCGCGCGTGCGCCGGCCGACGGCTACACGCTGCTGATCAACAGCGCGCATGCCGCGGTGCCCGCCGTGGTCGCGCGCATGCCCTACAACGCGGTGACCGACTTCGAGGGCGTGGCGGTGGCCGGCTTCTCGCCCCACACGCTGGTGGTCACCCCGCGCTTCGAGGCCCGCACGGCGGCCGAGATGGTGTCCCTGGTGCGCGCCAATCCCGGGCGCTTCAACCTGGCCACCGCGGGCATCGGCAGCAGCGTGCACATCGCCGGGCTGGTGCTGACCAACCGGATGAACCTGCAGACCGAACCGGTGCACTATCGTGGCGGCGGGCCGGCCGTGGCGGCGCTGGTCGCGGGCGAATCGCAGATCGGCACGCCCACCATGGCGTCCTCGCTCGGGCAGATCCGCGGCGGCGGCGTGCGTGCGCTCGCGGTGTTGGCCGAACAGCGCAGCCCCGCTTTGCCGGACGTGCCCAGCGCGACCGAGGCCGGCATCCCGGGCGTGGTGCTCGAGGAGTTCTTCCCCATCACCGCGCCCAAGGGCACGCCGCCCGAGATCATCGCCGCGCTGGGGGCCGCCTTCCGCCAGGCGATCCAGCAGAGTTCGGCGCGCCTGACGGAACTCGCCGGCGTGGCCCCGCGCGAGGGCTTCGACACCAACGCCAAGGTGATGACCCTCGTGCGCGAGGGCGTCGAGGACTACACGCGCATCCTGCGCGCCGCCGGCGTCCAGCCGGAGTGA
- a CDS encoding Bug family tripartite tricarboxylate transporter substrate binding protein produces the protein MTTRRAVLAMGLATPAIVRAQAAWRPTRAVRLIVPAAPGGSNDIVGRIIAESAGQILGQPIIIDNRAGAGSVIGSEAAARSAPDGYTLLINSSLATVPAMVSRMPYNTLTDFEGVAVAGFSPHLLVVNPRVEARTAQEFVALLRASPGRFNYASAGLGSGPHIGGLLFMSRMNVEAETVHYRGGGPGIAAMVSGEAHFGTPTMASAIGQVRGGALRALAVLSDQRSPALPDVPNATEAGIPGVVHEEFFPIVAPKGTPPEAVAAMGTAFRQAIQQSAARLNELTGVAPRAGFETNAQVMALVRDGIDSYTRILRAAGVQPE, from the coding sequence ATGACCACCCGCCGCGCTGTCCTTGCCATGGGCCTCGCCACGCCGGCCATCGTCCGCGCCCAGGCCGCCTGGCGGCCCACGCGCGCGGTCCGGCTGATCGTGCCCGCGGCCCCCGGCGGGTCGAACGACATCGTGGGGCGCATCATCGCGGAATCCGCCGGGCAGATCCTCGGCCAGCCCATCATCATCGACAACCGCGCGGGCGCCGGCAGCGTGATCGGCTCCGAGGCCGCGGCGCGTTCGGCCCCGGATGGCTACACGCTGCTCATCAACAGTTCGCTCGCGACCGTGCCGGCGATGGTCTCGCGCATGCCCTACAATACGCTGACCGATTTCGAGGGCGTGGCGGTGGCCGGCTTCTCGCCGCACCTGCTCGTGGTGAACCCGCGCGTCGAGGCCCGCACCGCGCAGGAATTCGTCGCCCTGCTGCGCGCCAGCCCCGGGCGCTTCAACTACGCCTCGGCGGGTCTGGGCAGCGGCCCGCATATCGGCGGCCTGCTGTTCATGAGCCGCATGAACGTCGAGGCCGAGACGGTGCACTACCGCGGCGGCGGCCCCGGCATTGCGGCGATGGTCTCGGGCGAGGCACATTTCGGCACACCCACCATGGCGTCCGCCATCGGCCAGGTGCGCGGCGGGGCGCTGCGTGCGCTCGCGGTGCTGTCCGACCAGCGCAGCCCCGCGCTGCCCGACGTGCCCAACGCCACCGAAGCCGGCATCCCGGGCGTGGTGCACGAGGAGTTCTTCCCCATCGTGGCCCCGAAGGGCACGCCGCCCGAGGCCGTGGCCGCAATGGGCACGGCCTTCCGGCAGGCGATCCAGCAGAGCGCCGCGCGGCTGAACGAACTGACCGGCGTGGCCCCGCGCGCGGGCTTCGAGACCAACGCGCAGGTCATGGCGCTGGTGCGCGACGGCATCGATTCCTACACGCGCATCCTGCGCGCCGCGGGCGTGCAGCCGGAGTAG